One window of the Eucalyptus grandis isolate ANBG69807.140 chromosome 8, ASM1654582v1, whole genome shotgun sequence genome contains the following:
- the LOC104456397 gene encoding LOW QUALITY PROTEIN: DNA polymerase epsilon subunit B (The sequence of the model RefSeq protein was modified relative to this genomic sequence to represent the inferred CDS: inserted 1 base in 1 codon), translating to MSAAMKKKVQRKFKMRGYTLRVDALDAVLSFASRFAGAEDDALDLLLDQLDHESLKSSIIDKDPVNRVVSLLLEAEAAVEESPDAACEGRGSALRVIDAFLVPKFRYDPVKKIFYEHTGSLPIHGEASTKAKLYKDRFLLLYQRLSRDQHFAKPAFETETTEFGSCEISPIQSLVGQTGRRWVMGVISQLEDGHFYLEDLTASVEINLSDAKVTTGFFTENTIVVVEGQMLLEGIFKIFTCGFPPLEERDKSLKALAGLDFFGGGALTKEETLRLTELEKRAVNDMFIIMSDVWLDNEEAMGKLEMVLDGFENEEVVPSLFVLMGNFCSRPCNLSFHSYSSIRAQFGKLGQMIESHPRLKEHSRFLFIPGPEDAGPSTVLPRCALPRYITEEFQNRIPNAIFSSNPCRIKFYTQEIVFFRQDLLXKMRRSCLMPPSTEETSDPFEHLVATITHQSHLCPLPLVVQPVIWNYDHSLHLYPTPHTIVLGDKSEQKAFSYTGITCFNPGSFSNDGTFVAYRPCTREVELSALPA from the exons atgagcgcggcgatgaagaagaaggtgcaGAGGAAGTTCAAGATGAGGGGGTACACCCTCAGGGTGGACGCCCTCGACGCCGTCCTCTCCTTCGCCTCCCGCTTCGCCGGCGCCGAGGACGACGCCCTCGACCTCCTCCTCGACCAGCTCGACCACGAATCCC TGAAGTCTTCGATCATCGACAAGGATCCGGTGAACCGGGTGGTGAGTCTCTTGCTGGAAGCGGAGGCCGCCGTGGAGGAGAGCCCCGACGCGGCTTGCGAGGGCCGGGGATCCGCGCTCCGCGTGATCGACGCCTTCCTGGTCCCCAAGTTCCGTTACGATCCGGTCAAGAAGATCTTTTACGA GCACACTGGAAGCCTGCCCATTCATGGCGAGGCCTCTACGAAAGCGAAGCTGTATAAGGATAGGTTTCTGCTGCTGTATCAGAGACTCTCTCGCGATCAGCATTTCGCGAAGCCTGCATTCGAAACCGAAACAACCGAATTTGGAAGTTGCGAG ATATCTCCAATCCAATCTCTTGTCGGGCAAACTGGACGGAGATGGGTAATGGGTGTGATTTCTCAGTTGGAGGATGGCCATTTCTACTTGGAAGACCTCACTGCTTCTGTAGAGATCAATTTGTCCGATGCA AAGGTAACAACAGGTTTCTTTACTGAGAATACCATAGTTGTAGTAGAAGGTCAGATGCTGCTGGAGGGGATTTTTAAG ATCTTTACGTGTGGATTTCCTCCTTTAGAAGAACGAGATAAGTCTTTGAAAGCACTTGCTGGACTTGATTTTTTTGGAGGCGGTGCATTAACCAAAGAGGAGACT CTCAGACTCACAGAGTTAGAAAAAAGAGCAGTTAATGACATGTTCATCATCATGTCTGACGTTTGGCTAGACAACGAGGAG GCTATGGGAAAACTAGAGATGGTCCTCGATGGTTTTGAGAATGAGGAGGTAGTTCCTTCATTGTTTGTGTTAATGGGAAACTTTTGCTCTCGACCCTGCAACCTTTCTTTTCATTCCTACAGTAGCATCAG AGCGCAGTTCGGCAAGCTTGGGCAGATGATCGAATCCCACCCACGTCTGAAGGAGCATAGTCGGTTTCTGTTTATTCCGGGTCCTGAGGATGCAg GTCCCTCAACAGTTTTACCTAGATGTGCTTTGCCAAGATATATCACAGAAGAGTTTCAGAATCGCATTCCAAATGCCATATTTTCAAGCAATCCTTGCAG AATCAAGTTCTATACCCAAGAAATCGTATTTTTCCGCCAGGATTTAC TCAAGATGCGTCGCTCGTGTCTAATGCCTCCCTCCACAGAAGAAACGAGTGATCCTTTCGAGCAT TTAGTTGCTACAATAACGCATCAAAGTCATCTATGCCCTCTCCCTCTTGTCGTGCAACCGGTCATTTGGAATTACGATCATAGTCTCCATCTGTATCCAACTCCACACACG
- the LOC104456398 gene encoding glutamate decarboxylase, whose amino-acid sequence MVVTTTVSDSDESIHSTFASRYVRNSLPKFKMPEQSIPKEAAYQIINDELMLDGNPRLNLASFVTTWMEPECDKLMMAAINKNYVDMDEYPVTTELQNRCVNMIAHLFNAPMGDKETAVGVGTVGSSEAIMLAGLAMKRKWQKRRQAEGKPYDKPNIVTGANVQVCWEKFARYFEVELKEVKLREGYYVMDPVKAVEMVDENTICVAAILGSTLTGEFEDVKLLNDLLTKKNRETGWDTPIHVDAASGGFIAPFLYPHLKWDFRLPLVKSINVSGHKYGLVYAGVGWVVWRDKEELPEELIFHINYLGSDQPTFTLNFSKGSSQIIAQYYQFIRLGFEGYKDIMENCMVNARMLCEGIVKTGRFNILSKEEGVPVVTFSLKDSSQYTVFDISEDLRRFGWIVPAYTMPPDAEHVAVLRVVVREDFSRGLAERLTTDIERVVKELDGKPPSRGTVKAAHVTAAVEGAGGEKRLKKSVEETEREITSHWKRLVDGKRKGAC is encoded by the exons aTGGTGGTCACCACGACGGTGTCGGACTCCGATGAGAGTATTCACTCCACTTTCGCCTCCAGATACGTCCGCAATTCTCTTCCCAA GTTCAAGATGCCGGAGCAGTCGATACCGAAAGAAGCAGCTTACCAGATAATAAACGATGAACTGATGTTGGATGGGAATCCGAGGCTGAACTTGGCTTCTTTCGTGACCACGTGGATGGAGCCGGAGTGCGATAAGCTGATGATGGctgcgatcaacaagaattatgTCGATATGGATGAATACCCTGTCACCACAGAGCTCCAG AACCGGTGCGTTAACATGATAGCCCACCTGTTCAATGCTCCCATGGGGGATAAAGAGACTGCTGTTGGTGTCGGGACGGTGGGGTCATCTGAGGCTATTATGTTGGCAGGGTTGGCAATGAAGAGGAAGTGGCAGAAAAGAAGGCAGGCTGAAGGAAAACCCTATGATAAGCCGAATATTGTTACTGGAGCCAATGTGCAG GTTTGCTGGGAGAAGTTCGCTAGGTACTTTGAGGTCGAGCTGAAGGAAGTGAAACTGAGGGAGGGTTATTATGTGATGGACCCGGTGAAAGCTGTTGAGATGGTCGACGAGAATACCATATGTGTTGCAGCGATACTCGGCTCGACCTTAACTGGAGAATTCGAGGATGTGAAACTCCTTAATGATCTCCTTACTAAGAAGAACAGGGAAACCGGATGGGACACTCCCATTCACGTCGATGCTGCGAGCGGAGGGTTCATTGCCCCGTTCTTGTACCCGCATCTGAAATGGGATTTCCGTCTACCCCTGGTTAAGAGCATTAACGTTAGCGGTCACAAGTATGGCCTTGTCTATGCCGGTGTCGGATGGGTCGTCTGGAGGGACAAGGAAGAGCTGCCCGAGGAACTCATCTTTCACATTAATTACCTCGGATCTGATCAACCCACTTTCACACTCAACTTTTCTAAAG GTTCGAGTCAAATTATAGCTCAGTATTATCAGTTTATAAGGCTGGGGTTCGAG GGATACAAAGACATCATGGAGAACTGCATGGTGAACGCTCGCATGCTGTGCGAGGGGATCGTCAAGACGGGCCGGTTCAACATACTGTCGAAGGAAGAAGGCGTGCCGGTCGTCACCTTCTCCCTCAAGGACAGCAGCCAGTACACAGTGTTCGACATCTCAGAGGACCTGAGGAGGTTCGGGTGGATCGTGCCGGCGTACACAATGCCGCCGGACGCGGAGCACGTGGCCGTCCTCCGGGTCGTGGTCCGGGAGGACTTCAGCAGGGGGCTCGCGGAGAGGCTCACGACGGACATCGAGAGGGTCGTGAAGGAGCTGGACGGGAAGCCGCCGAGCCGCGGCACGGTCAAGGCGGCCCACGTGACGGCAGCCGTGGAGGGGGCGGGGGGCGAGAAGCGCTTGAAGAAGAGCGTGGAGGAGACGGAGAGGGAGATCACAAGCCATTGGAAGAGGCTGGTGGATGGCAAGAGGAAAGGGGCTTGCTAA